The genomic interval TGTGCGCTTGCACTTGGCTTACCCAATAAGTAAGCAAATTCTAAATGTGGCATTAAAACGAATCCTGTTTCACTAATAACACGACCGCTTCTGCTGCAATCCCTTCTTGTCGACCAACAAAGCCCAATTTTTCGGTCGTTGTGGCTTTCACGTTAACATTGCCAATATCGGTTTCAAGATCTTGCGCGATCACCGAACACATGGCATCGATATGAGGTGCCATCTTAGGGGCTTGAGCGAGAATCGTCAGATCAGCATTGCCAATCACGAACCCTTGCTGCTTTACTTTTTGATAAACATCGCGCAGTAGCTCTCGACTGTCGACGCCTTTAAAGGCTTCATCCGTATCCGGATAATGCCGACCGATGTCGCCTGCAGCAATCGCACCGAGTAAAGCATCCGTCAAAGCGTGTAATGCAACATCGCCATCAGAGTGCGCAATCAGGCCTTGCTCAAAAGGAATCGCAACACCACCAATAATCACCGGGCCAGTGCCGCCAAATTTGTGTACATCAAAGCCATGACCAATTCGAATCATGCGGTTTCCTTCTCTCGAGATAAGTAAAACTCAGCCAGTGCCAAGTCTTCAGGTTGAGTTATTTTAATATTATCACTACGCCCCGTGACCAATAAAGGTTTGTGGCCTAGCCACTCAAAAACAGAGGCCTCATCGGTGATTAATACGCCGTTACTGAGTGCTTTTTCAAGGCCGTGTTTTAATGTCGACAACGGAAAAACCTGAGGTGTCATTGCGTGCCACATTTGACGGCGATCTAGCGTGTATTCAATGGCGTTTTTATCCTCAGACCACTTCATCGTATCTCTCACAGGGCAAGCTAATATGGCACCATGTTGCTCAGCTTGATTGAGAACTTTTTTAATATCATCAATTTGGATACAAGGCCTAGCAGCATCGTGAACCGCTACCCAATGTGCAGATAAATGACTCGCCGCGTAACACAAAGCAGACAAGACAGAATCGGCTCGTTCACGACCACCGTCAACCCTTATCACTTGAGGGTGTTCAGAAATGGCCATGTCATCAAAATAGGGATCGTCTTTGGCTACCGCGATCAAAATATGGGTAAATAAACCACTGCCTAAAAGCTTGTTAACGGTATGCTCTAATACGGTTTTACCAAATAATGTTAAGTATTGCTTGGGGCGATCGGCTTGCATTCTCGAGCCAATTCCGGCCGCAGGGATAACCGCAATACAAGGTTGATAACACTCCCTCATTGGTGATCCTCACTCAAGATTCGGTAAAAGGTTTCTCCCTCTTTGATCATGCCAAGCTCATTGCGTGCTCTTTCCTCGATGGCGTCTAAACCTTGACTGAGATCGTCGATTTCAGCGTACATTTCACTATTGCGAGTACGCAAATTGCCATTCACTTGCTCTTGAGTCACGATATCTTTCTTTACTGAGTAGTAATCACTAACACCGTTTTTTCCAACCCATAATGTGACTTGTAACCACCCGAGTACAACAATCAAGGCCAGGGTAAATAATCGCATCTTTTCTCCTTCCGTCGTGCCGACGACTAAGCGTGGCCAGTGTAAGTAACTTTAAGACACAGCGCTGAGACAAGTACCCATTTTAATCGTCTATTTAAGACGTACTTGAGTGTGCTTTAGAGGGGCGCGGTATGATTTTCTAGGTATGATACTGCCTCATATATATAACACAATCACCTATTTACCTCTAGGTATTATACCAATCAGGTTAGGTCTGTGAGTACTGATAGCCTAGGAAAACAGCTTGTAAACATGGCAAACTGTGTTTTTAAGCAATCAGTAGTTAGCGTTTTTTCACTTGAGGTTCTTTACGGAATTATCAAGATTTTAATCCACGATTCAGTTCAATCGTGTTGCGCTCAAAAAAAAACGCCCCGTCGTAAACGGGGCGTTTATCAACCAAAAGTCACGTGCGAATTACGCTTGACCTTTTACTTCTTTAAGACCGTTGTAAGGAGCGCGTTCACCTAACGCTTCTTCGATGCGGATAAGTTGGTTGTATTTAGCAACACGGTCAGAGCGGCTCATAGAACCGGTCTTGATTTGGCCAGCGGCAGTACCAACAGCCAAGTCAGCGATAGTTGCATCTTCAGTTTCACCAGAACGGTGAGAGATAACTGCTGTGTAACCAGCATCTTTCGCCATCTTAATCGCAGCCAATGTCTCCGTTAGAGAGCCGATTTGGTTGAACTTGATCAAGATAGAGTTAGCAACGCCTTTTTCGATACCTTGAGCTAGGATCTTAGTGTTAGTAACAAATAGGTCATCACCAACTAACTGGATTTTACCGCCAAGTAGTTCAGTTTGGTGCTTAAAGCCATCCCAATCTGACTCGTCTAGGCCGTCTTCGATAGACACGATTGGGTACTCTTCAACAAGACCAGCTAGGTAGTGGTTAAACTCTTCAGAAGAGAAGATTTTACCTTCGCCTTTCATGTTGTAGTTACCAGCTTCTTTGTCGTAGAACTCAGAAGCGGCACAGTCCATCGCGAGAGTAACGTCTTTACCTAACTCGTAACCTGCAAGCTCAACGGCTTCTTTGATTGCCGCAAGGGCTGCAGCGTTAGATTCTAGGTTAGGCGCGAAACCACCTTCATCACCTACTGCTGTGCTCATGCCTTTGCCTTTGAGAACTTTAGCAAGGTTGTGGAAGACTTCAGCACCGATACGTAGGCCTTCTTTAAGCGTTTTAGCGCCAACAGGTTGAATCATGAACTCTTGGATATCTACGTTGTTGTCCGCGTGCTCACCACCGTTGATGATGTTCATCATTGGTAGAGGCATAGAGAACTGGCCAGGAGTGCCATTTAGCTCAGCGATGTGCTCATAAAGAGGCATACCTTTTGCTGCCGCTGCCGCTTTTGCGTTTGCTAGAGAAACCGCAAGGATTGCATTCGCACCAAACTTAGACTTGTTTTCAGTACCGTCAAGGTCGATCATCACTGCATCAACAGCTGCTTGGTCTTTTGCGTCTTTACCAACCAAAGCTTCAGCGATTGCACCGTTTACTGCTTCAACAGCTTTTAGTACACCTTTACCAAGGAAACGAGACTTGTCACCGTCACGAAGTTCAAGTGCTTCACGAGAACCTGTTGATGCACCAGAAGGCGCCGCTGCCATGCCAACAAAGCCACCTTCAAGATGAACTTCAGCTTCTACTGTAGGGTTACCACGTGAGTCGATAATTTCACGACCTAGAACTTTAACGATCTTAGACATTATGTTTCCTCTCATTCTAAAAAATAAATGTCAAAATAAATGGGCAGTGGCCTCATGCCCCTGCCCTGATTTGTCATTATTCAGATTGTTCGCGTTGGTACTCACCAGCCGCTTTAACAAACCCGCTGAACAATGGGTGACCATCGCGAGGTGTCGAAGTAAACTCAGGGTGGAACTGAGCTGCAACAAACCACGGATGATCTGGGTTTTCAATCATTTCAACCAAGCTTTTATCCGCAGATAAGCCCGAGACCTTCAGGCCTGACTTTTCAATTTGCGGGCGCAATTGGTTGTTGACTTCATAGCGATGACGATGACGCTCATAAATTGTCGTACTGCCATACACATCAAACGCTTTTGAGCCTTCCTCAAGATGACATAACTGAGAGCCCAAACGCATGGTACCACCAAGGTCCGATTTTTCAGAGCGCTCTTCAACATTACCGGCTTCATCAACCCATTCAGTGATCAAACCAACCACTGGGTATGGCGTCTCTT from Vibrio sp. HB236076 carries:
- the ispF gene encoding 2-C-methyl-D-erythritol 2,4-cyclodiphosphate synthase; this encodes MIRIGHGFDVHKFGGTGPVIIGGVAIPFEQGLIAHSDGDVALHALTDALLGAIAAGDIGRHYPDTDEAFKGVDSRELLRDVYQKVKQQGFVIGNADLTILAQAPKMAPHIDAMCSVIAQDLETDIGNVNVKATTTEKLGFVGRQEGIAAEAVVLLVKQDSF
- the ispD gene encoding 2-C-methyl-D-erythritol 4-phosphate cytidylyltransferase, coding for MRECYQPCIAVIPAAGIGSRMQADRPKQYLTLFGKTVLEHTVNKLLGSGLFTHILIAVAKDDPYFDDMAISEHPQVIRVDGGRERADSVLSALCYAASHLSAHWVAVHDAARPCIQIDDIKKVLNQAEQHGAILACPVRDTMKWSEDKNAIEYTLDRRQMWHAMTPQVFPLSTLKHGLEKALSNGVLITDEASVFEWLGHKPLLVTGRSDNIKITQPEDLALAEFYLSREKETA
- the ftsB gene encoding cell division protein FtsB, yielding MRLFTLALIVVLGWLQVTLWVGKNGVSDYYSVKKDIVTQEQVNGNLRTRNSEMYAEIDDLSQGLDAIEERARNELGMIKEGETFYRILSEDHQ
- the eno gene encoding phosphopyruvate hydratase — protein: MSKIVKVLGREIIDSRGNPTVEAEVHLEGGFVGMAAAPSGASTGSREALELRDGDKSRFLGKGVLKAVEAVNGAIAEALVGKDAKDQAAVDAVMIDLDGTENKSKFGANAILAVSLANAKAAAAAKGMPLYEHIAELNGTPGQFSMPLPMMNIINGGEHADNNVDIQEFMIQPVGAKTLKEGLRIGAEVFHNLAKVLKGKGMSTAVGDEGGFAPNLESNAAALAAIKEAVELAGYELGKDVTLAMDCAASEFYDKEAGNYNMKGEGKIFSSEEFNHYLAGLVEEYPIVSIEDGLDESDWDGFKHQTELLGGKIQLVGDDLFVTNTKILAQGIEKGVANSILIKFNQIGSLTETLAAIKMAKDAGYTAVISHRSGETEDATIADLAVGTAAGQIKTGSMSRSDRVAKYNQLIRIEEALGERAPYNGLKEVKGQA